A genomic window from Antedon mediterranea chromosome 4, ecAntMedi1.1, whole genome shotgun sequence includes:
- the LOC140048107 gene encoding hyalin-like, translated as MHVKSSGTTVAVNWDDPVVSDNIDIALSTYCSPSSGSLFTQGLAVVQCYSTDDAANVGSCAFQVNVTFVEDHVDPTVVCPNDISTSTTSSVATPTWDVTVTDNVDAHVVATCVPNSGSVFNIGETTVTCSATDTAGNSDSCIFKVTALFIENGGTGEDDDNGDDDGNGGDDGNGGDDGNGGDEDNREVKDNTEVKGDDFTEDSSKNDNTSSVNLNVIIGAGIGLCAFTLLVVLLIFR; from the exons ATGCATGTCAAATCATCAGGAACAACTGTAGCGGTGAATTGGGATGATCCAGTAGTCAGTGACAACATTGACATTGCCTTATCCACTTATTGTTCACCGTCATCAGGCTCGTTGTTTACTCAAGGGTTGGCCGTTGTGCAGTGTTACAGTACCGACGATGCTGCTAATGTGGGGAGTTGTGCTTTTCAAGTTAACGTCACCT TTGTAGAAGACCATGTTGACCCAACCGTGGTATGTCCAAATGATATCAGCACGAGCACAACGTCAAGTGTTGCTACTCCGACATGGGATGTAACCGTTACAGACAACGTGGATGCACATGTAGTAGCTACCTGTGTACCTAATTCTGGTTCAGTGTTCAATATCGGTGAAACGACCGTAACTTGTTCGGCAACTGATACGGCTGGCAATTCCGATAGTTGTATCTTTAAAGTTACAGCTTTAT TTATCGAGAATGGTGGTACTGGTGAAGACGATGACAATGGTGACGACGATGGCAATGGTGGCGACGATGGCAATGGTGGCGACGATGGCAATGGTGGCGACGAAGACAATAGGGAAGTCAAAGATAATACTGAAGTCAAAGGTGATGACTTTACAGAGGACAGCAGTAAAAATGATAATACTTCATCAGTCAACTTGAATGTGATTATTGGTGCTGGCATTGGCCTATGCGCCTTCACGTTATTGGTAGTTCTTCTCATATTCAGGTAA